The following are from one region of the Coffea eugenioides isolate CCC68of chromosome 2, Ceug_1.0, whole genome shotgun sequence genome:
- the LOC113759320 gene encoding uncharacterized protein LOC113759320 — protein MREIDKSLLLHCGRLFQQFCIDTYVKVESARLDFHRNRQRQIRTDVYQGILDSIANGETFESNVGRRIYLPASFIGGPRDMKRRYMDTMTLVQRYGKPDIFLTMTCNPAWPEIKKHLSDREEAHNRPDVTARVFRAKLEMLRNDIIKKGLFGKVAAYTYVIEFQKRGLPHAHFLIILANGWKLDSPEAYDRVVSAELPDPASFPYLHSVVVAHMLHRPCGTANKNSPCMKQNGKCKFAYPKDFAEFTRHNKNSYLLYMRCHDQKTVTARHFQFDNRWVVPYNPYLLAKYDCHINVEVCSTIDAVKYIYKYIYKGHSKILYQLNAAENDGAIDEIKNFQSG, from the coding sequence ATGCGTGAAATTGACAAATCCTTATTGCTACATTGTGGGAGACTGTTCCAGCAATTCTGCATTGATACATACGTAAAGGTAGAATCAGCAAGACTGGATTTTCATCGAAATAGGCAGCGACAGATTAGAACAGATGTTTACCAAGGAATTTTAGACAGTATTGCAAATGGAGAAACATTTGAATCAAATGTTGGTCGACGAATATATTTGCCTGCTTCTTTTATTGGAGGTCCTAGAGATATGAAACGAAGATACATGGACACCATGACACTGGTCCAACGGTATGGAAAACCTGACATATTCTTAACAATGACCTGCAATCCAGCTTGGCCTGAGATCAAGAAACATCTCTCTGATCGCGAAGAGGCACACAATAGACCTGATGTAACTGCAAGAGTATTTCGCGCGAAACTAGAGATGCTTAGAAATGATATTATCAAAAAAGGCCTTTTTGGCAAAGTTGCAGCATACACATATGTTATCGAATTCCAGAAGAGAGGTCTCCCACATGCACACTTTTTGATAATCCTTGCAAATGGATGGAAATTGGACTCACCTGAAGCTTATGATCGTGTTGTATCTGCAGAATTACCAGATCCAGCTTCTTTCCCATATCTGCATTCTGTCGTAGTTGCTCACATGTTGCATAGACCATGCGGAACAGCTAATAAAAACAGTCCATGTATGAagcaaaatggaaaatgcaaatTTGCCTATCCAAAGGACTTTGCTGAATTCACAAGACATAATAAGAATTCATACCTTCTTTACATGCGCTGTCATGATCAAAAGACTGTCACAGCTCGCCATTTCCAGTTCGACAATCGTTGGGTAGTTCCCTACAATCCATACTTACTTGCCAAGTATGATTGCCACATCAATGTTGAAGTTTGTTCCACAATTGATGctgttaaatatatttacaaatATATCTACAAAGGACACTCAAAGATACTGTATCAGCTTAATGCAGCAGAGAAtgatggagcaattgatgaaataaaaaatttccaaTCTGGATGA
- the LOC113762673 gene encoding uncharacterized protein LOC113762673 produces the protein MFANMRACSRWRIFLLSVPMIFFLPHILSVLKLQEDLSAQNLHRDKPKKFDHLVLGAAAGVGLPDRLQCEGTRALNRTQFSTFSENSINGDQISFVTVFTTYNSSVDVQIDRKVIDLVTVGNKSYNKVNRSLAILNVFIDFIQATMSHSKVIILTDPSSELPVHRNRVTIHPIQGEYSRDRLMLQRIRSYIVFLETRLEEYSLGKGQINHYIFTDSDIAVIGDLGQFFRDYPNFHLALTFRNNKEQPLNSGFIAVRGTIDGMKRAKAFLEEVLKVYISKYMRASRMLGDQLALAWVVKSQHSFDARMFTKKQPFLHDIDGTSVLFLPCAIYNWTPPEGAGQFHGMPLDVKVVHFKGSRKRLMLEAWDFFSSSNSDISDMLCLILKSGRTKYDF, from the exons ATGTTTGCAAATATGAGAGCTTGCAGTAGATGGCGGATATTCCTTCTATCTGTGCCTATGATATTTTTCTTGCCTCATATACTATCAG TATTGAAGTTGCAGGAGGACTTATCTGCACAAAATTTGCACCGAGACAAGCCCAAGAAATTCGATCATTTGGTTCTTGGAGCTGCTGCGGGGGTTGGTTTGCCTGATCGCCTGCAGTGCGAAG GCACCAGAGCTCTTAATAGGACACAGTTTTCTACCTTCTCTGAGAATTCCATCAATGGGGACCAGATATCCTTTGTCACAGTGTTCACAACTTACAATTCTAGTGTAGATGTGCAAATAGATAGGAAAGTAATTGACTTAGTAACTGTGGGGAACAAATCATACAACAAGGTGAACAGATCACTGGCCATTTTGAATGTgttcattgatttcattcag GCAACCATGTCCCACAGCAAAGTCATCATTCTTACTGATCCATCTTCTGAGCTTCCAGTGCACAGAAACAGGGTTACCATACATCCCATTCAAGGTGAATATTCACGAGACAGGTTGATGCTTCAAAGAATCAGGTCTTACATT GTCTTTCTAGAGACAAGGCTTGAAGAATACTCACTGGGGAAGGGACAAATCAATCATTATATTTTTACTGACTCAGATATAGCAGTCATTGGTGACCTGGGACAATTCTTTCGTGACTATCCGAATTTCCATCTGGCTCTCACCTTTCGGAACAACAAGGAGCAACCGCTAAATTCAGGATTTATTGCAGTTAGAGGCACTATTGATGGAATGAAAAG GGCCAAGGCTTTCTTGGAGGAGGTACTCAAAGTCTATATCTCGAAGTACATGAGAGCTTCCAGAATGCTTGGAGATCAACTAGCTCTTGCTTGGGTCGTAAAATCTCAACATTCCTTTGATGCAAGAATGTTTACCAAAAAACAACCCTTTCTACATGACATTGATGGTACCTCAGTGTTATTTTTACCATGTGCTATCTATAACTGGACACCACCAGAGGGTGCTGGGCAATTTCATGGGATGCCCTTGGATGTTAAG GTGGTTCATTTCAAGGGATCAAGGAAAAGACTTATGCTTGAAGCTTGGGACTTTTTCTCATCATCTAATTCTGACATCTCAGATATGTTGTGCCTCATTCTGAAGAGTGGAAGGACAAAgtatgatttttaa